Proteins co-encoded in one Trueperella abortisuis genomic window:
- the uriT gene encoding uridine transporter UriT: MNTSTSRRAENSLPSVPVLMTALICAIFAFQLNASMLSPALVTMEHQLGVDASQIGLTQTAFFAAAALFSLFLPRWGDLIGRRRIMLWMLTITAIGCIISGLSAYVGGVTMLAVGRVVQGVAGPIVPMALIMLHVQVPDNRQYAKLMAVLTAVNGGIAGVDAMAGGWLAEHCGFQSVFFTMAVVCVIAVVAISFGTVESRGDERVPMDWKGTFPLVVVLGALYFAFNEAGKLAEANWLVFAGLIVVAIVAFAVFWSVENRVAHPLVTTTYLKQRRTWALLGTTLLTMTGVFAVMNGLVPSLAQDGGVGPGISAAEVSFWTLSPYAIAGLLMGPVSGQLASRFGFKRVLQAGLILTSALLLFTVFVADRPSRLLLLLICIAVGIAYAGMVNIMLNGLGVVLSPADNQGYLPGMNSGAFNLGAGLSFAILYAINTFVGQSAGVLAGYRWAIAGGAFLVLCSLAFSTLIPRPDDVSDTASTHA; the protein is encoded by the coding sequence TGGAACATCAGCTCGGAGTCGATGCGAGCCAAATCGGGCTCACCCAGACGGCATTCTTCGCCGCTGCCGCCCTGTTCTCCCTATTCCTTCCCCGCTGGGGTGATCTGATTGGCCGGCGCCGCATCATGCTGTGGATGCTCACGATCACCGCGATCGGCTGCATCATTTCTGGCCTTTCCGCCTATGTGGGCGGGGTAACCATGCTGGCGGTCGGTCGCGTCGTACAAGGCGTGGCCGGGCCGATCGTTCCCATGGCACTGATTATGCTGCACGTCCAGGTTCCTGATAACCGCCAATATGCCAAACTGATGGCCGTTCTGACCGCGGTCAACGGCGGGATCGCGGGCGTGGATGCGATGGCCGGTGGCTGGCTTGCAGAGCATTGTGGCTTCCAGTCCGTATTCTTCACGATGGCCGTGGTGTGCGTGATCGCCGTCGTCGCCATTAGCTTCGGCACTGTGGAATCGCGCGGCGACGAACGAGTGCCCATGGATTGGAAGGGTACGTTCCCACTGGTTGTTGTGCTGGGCGCGCTATACTTCGCCTTCAACGAGGCTGGCAAGCTGGCAGAAGCGAACTGGCTGGTGTTTGCGGGCCTGATCGTGGTGGCAATTGTTGCCTTCGCAGTCTTCTGGAGTGTCGAAAACAGGGTGGCGCACCCGCTGGTCACCACCACGTATTTGAAGCAACGCCGCACCTGGGCGCTCCTCGGCACCACTCTGCTGACCATGACCGGCGTATTCGCCGTGATGAACGGCCTCGTGCCGAGTCTGGCGCAGGACGGTGGCGTGGGCCCGGGTATCAGCGCCGCCGAGGTATCATTCTGGACGCTCTCGCCGTATGCGATTGCGGGTCTGCTCATGGGCCCCGTGAGTGGGCAACTCGCTTCCCGTTTTGGATTCAAGCGGGTCCTGCAGGCCGGCTTGATTCTCACCAGCGCACTGCTCCTCTTTACCGTTTTCGTTGCCGACCGGCCGTCGCGCCTGCTGTTGCTACTCATCTGCATCGCAGTGGGTATTGCCTATGCGGGCATGGTCAACATCATGCTCAACGGTTTGGGCGTGGTGCTCAGCCCGGCCGATAACCAGGGGTACCTTCCGGGCATGAACTCCGGCGCTTTCAATCTGGGTGCCGGATTGAGTTTCGCGATCCTTTACGCCATCAACACCTTCGTTGGCCAGAGCGCGGGGGTGCTCGCCGGTTACCGGTGGGCAATCGCGGGCGGGGCGTTCCTTGTGCTGTGCTCGCTCGCCTTCTCCACACTCATTCCGCGGCCCGACGACGTAAGCGACACGGCCTCGACCCACGCCTAA